The window AAACCATTGAAAGGTTTGTAGACGGTGCCGCAGTAAAACGCGTAGGCGACATTAGTTTTGAAATATGTAAGGAAGTACTGGATGACATGCACCTGGTACCAGAAGGAAAAGTCTGTTCAACCATTTTGAAACTATACAATGAGGATGCCATTGTAGTGGAACCAGCCGGTGCCTTATCCATCGCAGCACTAGATGATTATGCCGATCTAATTAAAGGCAAAACGATCGTATGCATTGTAAGCGGCAGTAACAATGATATCGACAGGATGCAGGAGATCAAGGAAAGGTCTTTACAATATGAGGGACTCAAGCATTACTTCCTGGTTCGATTTGCCCAGCGACCAGGTGCATTAAAGGAATTCGTTAACCATGTACTAGGGCCTAATGACGACATTACCCGGTTCGAATACATGCAAAAGCACAATAAGGAAACCGGCCCTGCACTGGTTGGGGTTGAATTAAAAAGCAGGGAAGATTACGAGACCTTGTTGCAGAACATGAAAAGATACAACATCAACTATACCGAACTCAACAAGAACGATACTCTATTTGGATACCTTGTGTAGATATGATATCAAAAAATAAAGGGCTGTTAATGCAGCCCTTTATTTTTTCAGTATTCTTCTCTTCACTTTAGCCGGAAGCCCACCAGGAAATTATGAGTAATGAAATTGGTCTTATAGCCATTCAGGATATTGGTACTCGGCTCAAACCGGTATTCTACCAGCAACCTGTTCAAGGTAAACCCTGTTGAACCCAGGAATGACAATTGGGTTTTGTTCAGGGTATTGGGTGGAAATGCGTCTGTTGTATTGGTCGTTTTTTCTCCCTGGTAATAAGCATTACGGGTCAGGCTACTGTTATCCCCGATAACCAGGTTGACGCCAACCCCTATTCCCAGGAAGGGTCTCAGCAGGGTGGTTTCCTTTCCAAATGAATACCTGGCCATCAAATGGTTTTTCAGGTAGTTAAGGTCAATCTTAAGGATCCTCTCCTTGTAATAATCGTCGGCAATAACATCAAACTTTGTGGTGTTGTCCCCTTTTACTTTGTAATAGAGTACATCCAACAGGAAAGCGACCTTCTGGTGCATCCTAGGTGCAACGAAAGCGATCCTTCCCCCAAATGTTAGCGATGAGCCACCCATTGATGCTTCCGTCACCAATGGATTGTCCACAAAGAACTCCTCCTTCTCAAATTTATAGGAGGTAAAGCCTGCACCAGCTATGATGGAGAATTCAAATTTCCCTTTCTCCTTTTTCCTGATACTGGTTTGGTCAACGGTCCCGCCGCATTCTTTTAAGTATTTCTCCACCAGGGAAACCATTGACCTGGAATCATAGGAAGTCCTGTTGATCGATCCGGAGACGCCCGGACAGTCACTCATAATACCCCTTAACTGGTCATAATACTGCTTATCCTCCAGTTCCCTGACCTCACCGGCAGTATTCATCCTGAACCTCCTGCTCACCAGTGTCTGGTATTCACCCTGGTCCTTTTGCAGGATAAACTGTGGAAAACCGGTTGCCTCACTCACATAAAGGCTAAGTTTCGGATGCTTCACTAATTCCAGCAGGAAGACCCTTGCTTCCTTCATTCGCATGACAGAAGTATCGCCTCGCTCGATCTCGATGTCCCTCGGAGTGGCATCCAAAAGAACAGAAGCAGCAACATAGGTATCGCCATTCTCAATGCTTACCCATTTGATATCCCCGGCAGATACCTCCTCGACTGAACCGGATTGGGGATTACGCAACTGAATGGTAGTGGGTCCATACAACCAGCCCTTATCCTTCACTTCAACATTTAGGGTATCAGGGGAGTTTCTGAGGACCCGGGCCTTCTTCCAGTCCTGGGAGAAAGCACTCAAGGTTGTCATCATTAGGAAAGGCCAAAACAGGACAGTTTTTCTCATAAGGTTTACTAGTAAGTTAGTTAGGTTAAAAAACCGCAATGATAATACGCAGCCAACAAAAACGCAAACCCGAAACCAAAGATTTTGCCCTATAATGGAGCCATTAAAAAAATCAATTCTTTTTTGAATAACCTGACGCAATTCGAATATTTTGTTGTATATTCAAAGCCTGCTTGCTATGTAAATAGAATTCCGTTCAAGGAAACGATATATTTTTTAAAAAATTTCTAACCAAGACTATTCAACGATGGCAAGCAATCAAGGTTTATACCACCCCTCATTTGAGCGTGATGCATGCGGGATCGGTTTCGTAGCCAACATCAAGAGCAACAAATCCCATCAGATCGTTTCTGACGCACTAACCGTGCTGGAAAACATGGAACACCGTGGCGCCTGCGGCTGTGAGCACAATACCGGTGACGGGGCAGGCATCCTTATTCAAACCCCACACGAATTCTTTTTCGACGAATGCGTAAAGTTGGGTATCCACCTGCCTTCTTATGGCAAGTATGGCGTGGGCGTGGTTTTCTTTCCCCGCGATATCAGGCTCAGGGAAGAATGCCGAGATATTTTCAACCGTGCAGCGGAGAAACTGGGGCTTGAAGTGTTGGGCTACCGGAAAGTACCGGTAAATCCGGACGGTATTGGCCCAACAGCATTGAGCGTTGAACCGGAAATGGAACATGTTTTCATTGCCTGCCCCGACCACTTGAATAACCCGGAAGATTTTGAAAGGAAGTTATTCATCCTTCGCAATTATGCCAGCCATACCATCAACAACACAGTCAAGAAGGATGCTATCGGATTTTACATAGCTTCCCTCTCCTATAAGACCGTTGTATATAAAGGCCAGTTAACCAGTATGCAAGTAAGGGGATACTTCCCGGACCTGAACGACAAGCGACTGGTAAGCGCGTTTGGCCTTGTCCATAGCCGCTTTGCCACCAACACCTTCCCCTCCTGGAAACTGGCGCAGCCATTCAGGTATATCGCCCACAATGGCGAGATCAATACCCTGCAGGGTAACCTCAACTGGCTTCGCACCAGCGAAAAAGGATTTACCTCCCCCTATTTTACGAAGGAAGAAATGGACATGTTATTGCCGATCGTTACAGAAGGACAATCAGACAGTGCATGCCTGGACAATGTGATCGAATTACTGACCCTGAGCGGTAGGTCATTGCCACATGTTATGATGATGCTCATCCCTGAGGCCTGGGATGGCAACGAACAAATGGACCCGGTCAAGAAAGCATTTTATGAGTTCCATGCAGCCATCATGGAACCATGGGATGGACCTGCTTCCATTTCGTTTACAGATGGCCGTATCATTGGCGCCACCCTCGACAGGAATGGTCTTCGTCCTTCACGCTATTGCGTGACGACAGATGACAGGGTGATCATGGCCTCAGAAACAGGCGTACTACCAGTTGATCCTGCTATCGTAAAGGAAAAGGGAAGATTGCAGCCCGGCAAAATGTTCGTGGTAGACCTTGAACAGGGCCGCATCATCAGTGATGAGGAATTGAAACAATCCATCTGCACCCAAAAGCCTTATGCAGAATGGCTGAACAAATATAAGATCAGGCTGGAAGAACTTCCGGAGCCAAGGGTAACCTTTACCCACCTGGAACACGAGCAGGTATTCAAATACCAGAAAGCATTCGGGTATTCAACAGAAGACCTTGATACCATTATTGCGCCGATGGCAACTGAAGGCAAGGAGCCGATAGGTTCCATGGGAACCGATACGCCACTGGCTGTTTTAAGTGAACAACCGCAACACCTGAGCAACTACTTCAAACAATTGTTCGCCCAGGTAACCAATCCCCCGATCGACCCCATCAGGGAAAGATTGGTGATGTCACTGGCAACCTTCGTGGGTAATAACGGGAACCTACTGATTGAAGACCCGCTGGCCTGCCATAGCGTAGCCCTTAAACAACCGATCCTCAACAACCACCAACTGGAACAGATCAGGAGTATTGACACAGGGATATTCCAGGCCAAAACCCTTCAGTGTTATTTCAGGGCCGACGGCAAGCCTGGCTCCTTGCAAAAAGCATTAGACAGGCTTTGCAGGTATGCAGTAGATGCCGTGGAAGACGGATTCGAGGTATTGATCCTGTCAGACAGGGCCATCGATTCTGACCACGCCCCTATCCCCTCCCTGCTTTCAACAGCAGCAGTGCATCACCACCTGATCAGGAAAGGTTACCGTGGCCAGGTTGGCCTGGTAGTGGAAGCTGGCGACGTTTGGGAAGTGCATCACTTCGCCTGCCTGATCGGGTTTGGCGCCACTGCCATCAACCCCTATCTGGCTTTGTCCACTATCCGGGATATGAAACTGAGTGGAAAAATGGAAACTGACCTTGATCCGGAGGTACTCAAGAAAAACTATGTGAAGGCTGTGAACGAAGGCCTGCTGAAGGTCTTCTCTAAAATGGGAATCTCTACGCTTCAGTCCTACCAGGGCGCCCAGATCTTCGAGATCATCGGCATCAACAGGGCTGTTGTAGACAAATACTTCACCGGCGCAACCTCCCGCATTGAGGGAATGGGTCTGGATGAAATCGCAAAAGAGGCATTGGCCAAGCATTTCCGCGCTTTCAGCAGGAAGGACATCCCGGTTGAAAGGCTACCCGTGGGAGGCATCTACCAATGGAAACGCAAAGGCGAATTCCATCTTTTCAATCCCCAGACCATTCACCTGTTGCAGTATGCAACCCGAATGAATGATTATGGCACTTTCAAAAAATATTCTAAGCTCGTAAACGACCAGAGCGAAAAAGCTGCCACCCTGCGGGGATTGCTTCAATTCAGGCACAACAGGCCTTCCATTTCCATTGATGAAGTAGAACCGGCCAGCAGCATCATGAAGCGCTTTGCCACAGGTGCCATGAGTTTCGGATCCATCTCACATGAAGCCCACTCTACCCTGGCAATCGCCATGAACCGCATTGGCGCGAAGAGCAATACAGGTGAAGGCGGTGAAGACGAGATCCGTTACGAACCACTACCCAACGGCGACTCCATGCAGTCTGCCATCAAGCAGGTAGCTTCTGCAAGGTTTGGCGTAACCAGTTATTACCTCACCATGGCAAATGAACTGCAGATCAAGATGGCCCAGGGTGCGAAGCCTGGTGAAGGCGGTCAGTTACCCGGGCATAAAGTGGACGAATGGATCGGTAAAGTAAGGCACTCTACACCTGGTGTAGGACTCATCTCCCCTCCTCCCCACCACGATATCTATTCGATCGAAGACCTGGCACAGCTGATCTTTGACCTGAAAAATTCCAATAGGGCAGCCCGTATCAGCGTAAAGCTGGTAAGCAAGGCCGGGGTAGGTACTATCGCAGCCGGCGTAGCAAAGGCAAAAGCAGATGTCATCCTCATCTCAGGTTTTGACGGGGGAACAGGTGCTTCACCAATAAGCTCCATCAAGCATGCAGGCCTGCCATGGGAACTAGGACTTGCAGAGACCCATCAAACCCTGGTGAAAAATAAACTGAGAAGCAGGGTGGTGGTACAGGCAGACGGCCAAATGAAGACCGGCAGGGATATAGCCATCGCCGCATTACTGGGTGCAGAAGAATGGGGTGTAGCTACTGCCGCACTTGTTGTGGAAGGTTGTATCATGATGCGTAAATGTCACCTGAACACCTGCCCCGTAGGTGTTGCCACACAGGATCCGGAATTGCGCAAACGCTTTACCGGCAATGCCGACCACGTGGTCAACTTCTTCCATTTCATTACGGAAGAACTCCGTGAAATCATGGCAGAACTGGGCTTCCGCACGGTGAACGAAATGATCGGCCAGGTTGAATGCCTCGAAGTAAAGCCGGATATCCAGCATTGGAAATACAAGAACCTCGACCTTTCCCCCATCCTTTACAAGGAACCAGAGTCATTGTACACCGGTCTGTACAAGCAGGAAGAACAAGATCATGGATTGGTTGGGGTACTCGACTGGCAACTGTTCAAAGCCGCTGAACCTGCGCTGGAAAAGCAGGAGAAAGTTTTCGCTTCCTTCCCGGTCAAGAATACCGATCGCACGATCGGCACCATTCTATCCAATGAGATATCGAAGCGGTACAAATCTGCCGGACTACCTGATGACACTATTCATTTCAAGTTTACAGGAACCGCCGGACAAAGTTTTGGCGCATTCAATACCAGGGGCGTTACCCTTGAATTGGAAGGGGATGCCAATGACTATTTCGGAAAAGGATTAAGTGGCGCGAGGCTGATCGTATACCCTTCTACAAAAGCAGGTTTTGTTCCTGAAGAAAACATCATTATCGGCAACGTGGCATTCTATGGCGCAACCTCAGGCACAGCCTATATCAGGGGCAAAGCCGGGGAACGCTTCGCAGTACGGAACTCTGGGGCAACAGCAGTAGTGGAAGGCGTTGGCGATCATGGTTGCGAATACATGACCGGTGGCCGCGTAGTGATCCTTGGGGATACAGGCAGGAACTTTGCAGCAGGCATGAGTGGCGGAATCGCATTTGTGTATGATGTCAAGAACCAATTCGCCGGCAACTGTAACCTCGAAATGGTGGACCTTGACCCGGTGAACCAGGAAGATGCGGCAGAACTCAGGGAAATGCTGGAACAGCATTATGCCTATACAGGTAGTACTGTCGCGGCTTTTATCCTGAAAGATTTCGATAACCAGTTGGCACACTTCATCAAGGTCTTCCCAAGGGACTACAAGAAAGTACTACTGGAAAAGAAAAACAAACTGCAGGTAAGCCAGGGATAGTGACCAGGCTTTTACGAAACAACATCAACAACCACTTCAAATTTTTAGCAATATGGGTAAGCCAACAGGATTCATGGAATTCACCCGTTCATTACCCGGGAAGCGCCCCGTTGAAGAGCGCATCAAGGACTACAATGAGTTTGTTAATCGCTACAGCGATCAGCAACTAAACCAGCAAGCGTCACGCTGTATGAACTGCGGCGTACCATTCTGCCATAATGGATGCCCCCTCGGCAACGTGATCCCGGAATTCAACGATGCCGTTTACAGGAAAAATTGGGAAGAAGCCTACAGCATTTTGAGCTCAACCAATAATTTCCCGGAGTTCACCGGCAGGATATGCCCGGCACCCTGTGAAACAGCCTGTGTGCTTGGCATCAACCAACCGGCCATCACCATTGAAGAAATAGAAAAGCATATCATAGAGATCGCGTTTGAAAAAGGACTGGTGAAAGCCAGGAAACCCAACCTGCGCACAGGTAAGAAAGTTGCCGTGATAGGCTCCGGTCCTGCAGGTCTGGCTGCCGCGGCCCAGCTGAATTACGCCGGTCATTCTGTAACCGTTTATGAACGCGATGAGAAACCAGGTGGCTTATTGCGCTATGGGATCCCTGATTTCAAGCTGGAGAAATGGGTAGTGGAAAGGAGGGTCTCCCTGATGGAAGAAGAAGGTGTTGTTTTCAAATGCCATGCGAATGTAGGCGGTAATGTGAAGGTCAATGACCTGCTAAGGGAATACCAGGCCATAGTGCTGGCAGGAGGATCGACCGTACCAAGGACCCTGAATATCCCGGGTCATGACCTCAAAGGTGTTTATCCAGCCATGCAATTCCTGAAGCAACAAAACAAAAGGAATTACCAGTCAGATCCCCTTGCTTTTGGTGACATAGAAAGCAATATCCACCACGAAGCTATCCTTGCCAATGGCAAGCATGTGGTGGTGATAGGCGGTGGTGATACCGGCAGCGATTGCGTGGGCACCTCGAACCGCCAGGGAGCAGCCAGCATTACCCAATTGGAACTCTTACCCAAACCACCGGAAGGTAGAACGCCTTATATGCCCTGGCCGACCTACCCCATGACCCTTAAAACCTCCACCTCACATGAGGAAGGCTGCGGCCGTGAATGGGCAGTTGCCACCAAGGAATTCGTGGGGGATGCAAATGGCCAACTGAAGGCCTTGAGGATTGTCGAGCTCCAATGGACCAGCTCATCGGACGGCAGGCCTGCACAATTCGCGGAAGTGCCGGGTAGTGAAAGGGAAATTCCCTGTGAGCTCGCCTTGTTGGCAATGGGCTTCCTGCATCCCCAGAAAGAAGGACTTTTGGCCGAATTAGGGGTTGAGCTCGATGAAAGGGGAAATGTAAAAGCTACAGAAAAGCAGTACCAGACCAATATTCCAAAAGTGTTCACTGCCGGGGATATGCGGCGTGGACAAAGCCTTGTGGTTTGGGCCATTAGTGAAGGAAGGGAATGCGCCAGAAAGGTTGATGAATATCTCTTGGGGCAATCTGTGTTGGAAACCAAGGATGCCATGCTGAGTCTCGCCATCTGATATTAAAATAAATTATATATATATTTTAAAGCCGCATTTTGCGGCTTTTTTTTATTCGTCATTGAAAATTTTCAAAATATTATTAGTTATCACTTATTGATTTTTATACATATTAATTGAATCCTGAAATCCAACCTGGTTCCAATTGCTTGATGATAGCTAAAAAAATCACTATAACAATTTGGCAATTAACTATTTATAAGCTACCCTTTACCCTCCTGCCCGATTGACTCATCCGCAATAATGGAAACGCCAAATAAAAGTATTTATATTATATTTTTTTACATGTGAATATTTGAAATAAAATGCTTCAATTTTTTTAGTATTTTTATGGAATAATATTAAATATTTATTTTTTATAATATTAACTAAAAACAACTGATATGAGCAAACTGACAACCAAACAGGTTGCCCCCTTCCTGGTTCTGGCAGCTGTAGCAGTAGGAGCACTATTCATTCCTTCCCTCCCCAATTTTGATGATGGCGGTAAATACAGTGCAGCAGACATTGCATGGATCATTGTAGCCACCGCCCTTGTCTTCCTGATGACCCCGGGATTAGCCTTTTTCTATGGCGGAATGGTACACCGCAAGAACGTGATCTCTACAATGATCAAAAGTGTGGTAGCCGCAGGCGTTGTTAGCATTCTCTGGGTAACAGTGGGCTATAGTCTTTCCTTCGGTGAATCAATTGGTGGTTTCATAGGTAATCCCGCAACCCACCTTTTCTTTAAAGGAGTAAACTCCGGCGCCCCCTGGAGTCTCGCTCCCACTATCCCTTTATCGC is drawn from Flavihumibacter rivuli and contains these coding sequences:
- a CDS encoding PorT family protein; amino-acid sequence: MRKTVLFWPFLMMTTLSAFSQDWKKARVLRNSPDTLNVEVKDKGWLYGPTTIQLRNPQSGSVEEVSAGDIKWVSIENGDTYVAASVLLDATPRDIEIERGDTSVMRMKEARVFLLELVKHPKLSLYVSEATGFPQFILQKDQGEYQTLVSRRFRMNTAGEVRELEDKQYYDQLRGIMSDCPGVSGSINRTSYDSRSMVSLVEKYLKECGGTVDQTSIRKKEKGKFEFSIIAGAGFTSYKFEKEEFFVDNPLVTEASMGGSSLTFGGRIAFVAPRMHQKVAFLLDVLYYKVKGDNTTKFDVIADDYYKERILKIDLNYLKNHLMARYSFGKETTLLRPFLGIGVGVNLVIGDNSSLTRNAYYQGEKTTNTTDAFPPNTLNKTQLSFLGSTGFTLNRLLVEYRFEPSTNILNGYKTNFITHNFLVGFRLK
- the gltB gene encoding glutamate synthase large subunit, with amino-acid sequence MASNQGLYHPSFERDACGIGFVANIKSNKSHQIVSDALTVLENMEHRGACGCEHNTGDGAGILIQTPHEFFFDECVKLGIHLPSYGKYGVGVVFFPRDIRLREECRDIFNRAAEKLGLEVLGYRKVPVNPDGIGPTALSVEPEMEHVFIACPDHLNNPEDFERKLFILRNYASHTINNTVKKDAIGFYIASLSYKTVVYKGQLTSMQVRGYFPDLNDKRLVSAFGLVHSRFATNTFPSWKLAQPFRYIAHNGEINTLQGNLNWLRTSEKGFTSPYFTKEEMDMLLPIVTEGQSDSACLDNVIELLTLSGRSLPHVMMMLIPEAWDGNEQMDPVKKAFYEFHAAIMEPWDGPASISFTDGRIIGATLDRNGLRPSRYCVTTDDRVIMASETGVLPVDPAIVKEKGRLQPGKMFVVDLEQGRIISDEELKQSICTQKPYAEWLNKYKIRLEELPEPRVTFTHLEHEQVFKYQKAFGYSTEDLDTIIAPMATEGKEPIGSMGTDTPLAVLSEQPQHLSNYFKQLFAQVTNPPIDPIRERLVMSLATFVGNNGNLLIEDPLACHSVALKQPILNNHQLEQIRSIDTGIFQAKTLQCYFRADGKPGSLQKALDRLCRYAVDAVEDGFEVLILSDRAIDSDHAPIPSLLSTAAVHHHLIRKGYRGQVGLVVEAGDVWEVHHFACLIGFGATAINPYLALSTIRDMKLSGKMETDLDPEVLKKNYVKAVNEGLLKVFSKMGISTLQSYQGAQIFEIIGINRAVVDKYFTGATSRIEGMGLDEIAKEALAKHFRAFSRKDIPVERLPVGGIYQWKRKGEFHLFNPQTIHLLQYATRMNDYGTFKKYSKLVNDQSEKAATLRGLLQFRHNRPSISIDEVEPASSIMKRFATGAMSFGSISHEAHSTLAIAMNRIGAKSNTGEGGEDEIRYEPLPNGDSMQSAIKQVASARFGVTSYYLTMANELQIKMAQGAKPGEGGQLPGHKVDEWIGKVRHSTPGVGLISPPPHHDIYSIEDLAQLIFDLKNSNRAARISVKLVSKAGVGTIAAGVAKAKADVILISGFDGGTGASPISSIKHAGLPWELGLAETHQTLVKNKLRSRVVVQADGQMKTGRDIAIAALLGAEEWGVATAALVVEGCIMMRKCHLNTCPVGVATQDPELRKRFTGNADHVVNFFHFITEELREIMAELGFRTVNEMIGQVECLEVKPDIQHWKYKNLDLSPILYKEPESLYTGLYKQEEQDHGLVGVLDWQLFKAAEPALEKQEKVFASFPVKNTDRTIGTILSNEISKRYKSAGLPDDTIHFKFTGTAGQSFGAFNTRGVTLELEGDANDYFGKGLSGARLIVYPSTKAGFVPEENIIIGNVAFYGATSGTAYIRGKAGERFAVRNSGATAVVEGVGDHGCEYMTGGRVVILGDTGRNFAAGMSGGIAFVYDVKNQFAGNCNLEMVDLDPVNQEDAAELREMLEQHYAYTGSTVAAFILKDFDNQLAHFIKVFPRDYKKVLLEKKNKLQVSQG
- a CDS encoding glutamate synthase subunit beta, translating into MGKPTGFMEFTRSLPGKRPVEERIKDYNEFVNRYSDQQLNQQASRCMNCGVPFCHNGCPLGNVIPEFNDAVYRKNWEEAYSILSSTNNFPEFTGRICPAPCETACVLGINQPAITIEEIEKHIIEIAFEKGLVKARKPNLRTGKKVAVIGSGPAGLAAAAQLNYAGHSVTVYERDEKPGGLLRYGIPDFKLEKWVVERRVSLMEEEGVVFKCHANVGGNVKVNDLLREYQAIVLAGGSTVPRTLNIPGHDLKGVYPAMQFLKQQNKRNYQSDPLAFGDIESNIHHEAILANGKHVVVIGGGDTGSDCVGTSNRQGAASITQLELLPKPPEGRTPYMPWPTYPMTLKTSTSHEEGCGREWAVATKEFVGDANGQLKALRIVELQWTSSSDGRPAQFAEVPGSEREIPCELALLAMGFLHPQKEGLLAELGVELDERGNVKATEKQYQTNIPKVFTAGDMRRGQSLVVWAISEGRECARKVDEYLLGQSVLETKDAMLSLAI